From Desulfosporosinus sp. Sb-LF, a single genomic window includes:
- a CDS encoding cyclic nucleotide-binding domain-containing protein, whose product MEDSTAKTLGNIWMIIAKRANPVPSFDPTSADHEGSIEESGLWGPLKQKANFANFSPQRIETWEETCQQSSKKEEYYVLKNQEANTYIKLSSKDYFLWTLMDGSHTVKDLVVEFYKEYGTFAFNRVGNLVTQLKEAHFLRIKPVHLYSNLHQRMEHNSLGYWANRFWQGFKHLELSINGIDRFIAQTYRFGLFILGSKPMQWIYLLVSVYGIYAFWNIAVNAKYSFIQHANSYSLGILSIILINMLIVSIHEAAHAYTCHSYGRRVHRGGVLMFFGLPAAFVDTMDIWLAPKKARMIVSWAGPYSGLILCGAFSIYMWHFPYSSLNQLFFKAAYLSFMTFFLNLNPLLQLDGYFILMDWLEIPLLRSKSLQFIRSDLKNKIIRRVHFNREEIIMSFYGVLAAIWSCLAILMALYFWKVRFAQIILHLWSKGGLFSYLFISLMILGFGLPIVLSLIIKLTQMLRHLTRSLGLQRLLQKLPLLFGCMMSIIAVVLLISWNLENSLLLIIPIAGTIVTLLAYHQAMLIQRYYEKSIWQLVFQIWGIGLFTLFAAFVWQIILMIHPIWRGVLFYFQLAHVLNLLFCIAIFIGAILVLAQNFKSLTQTEKTLILAQSSVFIIALYTATSNLNASSAIDLVIVHLITFICWLSLICFSTNIIIFSRTGFEYTWVLFDTALILVLAATWSEFVFPWATSGLLLSTVFSLWFSLLLYSAALHKHAPLPTDETSSQLITDKEFLRIVFAQFYHSLFRRCADIWGHRKAKASEHKLNLFTIAANYEISFSDGQVFDQSQTELDIIELAEIYQVVLTKLINDITNLVGLHILEQTLVSVYDGLYWQKREVAESHLLAGMPWASSLTTDLLSKGKTTTHILKRVPMFVELDEDQIESVKYLLRTETFYPGNNIITRGEIGDKFYIIKIGKVDVIAPIDGLEQVVARLSAGDYFGEIALLKEIPRTATVQAKNLTEVYVLTKVDFHCLAAKFDNIESKFIRNIECNEIIKRMPIFSEFTAPQISSLVSKLSAEQFATGSVIIHQGTVGDKFYVIKSGKVDVLIWHAPSKQYKALATLTAGEYFGEIALLLNIPRTATVRALERCEMLVLKQQDFREFFRENMYLHQSLEQVSTRRLHDIRQVYSSQ is encoded by the coding sequence GGGTTTGTGGGGACCACTCAAACAAAAGGCTAATTTCGCAAACTTTTCTCCCCAGCGCATAGAAACTTGGGAGGAAACCTGTCAGCAGAGCAGTAAAAAAGAAGAGTACTACGTACTCAAGAATCAAGAAGCAAATACATACATCAAACTATCGTCTAAAGACTATTTTCTTTGGACTCTAATGGATGGCAGCCACACTGTGAAAGACCTAGTCGTTGAGTTTTATAAAGAATATGGAACTTTTGCCTTTAATAGAGTAGGAAATTTGGTCACTCAACTTAAAGAGGCGCATTTCCTTAGGATCAAGCCTGTTCACCTTTATTCCAACTTACATCAAAGGATGGAGCACAATAGTTTAGGGTACTGGGCAAATCGGTTTTGGCAGGGGTTCAAGCACTTAGAACTGTCCATAAATGGAATCGACCGCTTCATTGCTCAAACATATCGATTTGGCTTGTTTATTCTTGGTAGCAAACCTATGCAATGGATTTATTTACTGGTATCTGTTTATGGAATTTATGCCTTTTGGAACATAGCCGTGAACGCCAAATACTCGTTTATCCAACATGCCAATTCTTATTCTCTCGGCATACTTTCAATAATTCTGATTAACATGCTTATAGTTTCCATACATGAAGCAGCGCATGCTTACACTTGCCATAGTTACGGTCGCAGGGTACACCGAGGTGGAGTGTTAATGTTTTTCGGCCTGCCAGCTGCTTTTGTAGACACAATGGATATCTGGCTGGCCCCAAAGAAAGCCCGTATGATCGTATCTTGGGCAGGACCATATTCCGGTTTGATCCTATGTGGGGCATTTTCCATTTACATGTGGCATTTTCCGTACTCTTCTCTTAATCAATTGTTCTTTAAAGCGGCCTATTTATCATTTATGACGTTTTTCCTTAACCTAAATCCACTATTACAACTAGATGGCTATTTTATCTTGATGGACTGGTTAGAAATACCCCTTCTTCGTAGTAAATCCCTCCAATTCATCCGCTCTGATCTAAAAAACAAAATTATTCGGCGTGTACATTTCAATCGCGAAGAAATCATCATGTCCTTTTACGGTGTCCTGGCTGCAATATGGTCCTGCTTGGCCATTCTCATGGCCCTATATTTTTGGAAAGTTCGTTTTGCCCAAATCATTCTCCACTTATGGAGCAAAGGTGGCCTGTTTTCTTATCTATTTATTTCTCTAATGATTCTAGGTTTTGGACTACCTATCGTGCTTTCGCTAATCATAAAATTGACGCAAATGCTTCGACACTTGACACGCTCCCTTGGTCTACAACGCCTGCTTCAGAAATTGCCTCTTCTTTTTGGCTGTATGATGAGCATTATAGCCGTGGTTCTATTAATTAGTTGGAACTTAGAGAATTCTCTCCTTTTAATTATCCCGATAGCCGGTACCATAGTCACTTTGTTGGCTTATCATCAAGCTATGCTTATCCAGCGTTATTACGAAAAATCAATTTGGCAGCTAGTATTTCAAATTTGGGGCATTGGACTGTTTACCCTATTTGCTGCCTTCGTCTGGCAAATCATTCTGATGATCCATCCAATCTGGAGGGGAGTCCTCTTCTATTTCCAACTCGCACATGTATTGAATCTCTTATTCTGTATAGCCATCTTCATAGGGGCGATCCTAGTTCTTGCCCAAAATTTCAAATCATTAACCCAGACCGAAAAAACTTTGATATTAGCTCAATCATCAGTGTTTATCATCGCATTGTATACAGCTACAAGCAATCTGAACGCCTCCTCAGCTATCGACTTGGTGATAGTTCACTTAATAACTTTTATTTGCTGGCTAAGTTTGATCTGCTTCTCAACTAATATTATTATTTTCTCCCGCACCGGTTTTGAGTACACCTGGGTTCTATTTGACACGGCGCTTATCTTAGTTTTAGCTGCAACCTGGTCAGAATTTGTGTTCCCTTGGGCTACTTCAGGGCTGCTACTTTCTACTGTATTCAGCCTCTGGTTCAGCCTGCTTCTATACTCAGCTGCGTTACACAAACATGCCCCCTTACCTACCGATGAAACGTCCAGCCAATTGATTACTGATAAGGAGTTTTTACGCATAGTATTTGCCCAATTTTACCATAGCCTTTTCCGACGCTGTGCTGATATTTGGGGACATCGAAAGGCCAAAGCATCTGAGCACAAACTTAACTTATTTACTATTGCAGCTAATTATGAAATATCTTTTTCAGATGGACAGGTATTTGACCAATCCCAGACTGAGCTAGATATTATTGAATTGGCAGAAATATATCAAGTTGTTCTTACAAAATTAATTAATGATATTACCAATTTGGTCGGTTTACACATCCTAGAACAAACACTGGTTTCAGTCTACGATGGGCTTTACTGGCAAAAACGCGAAGTAGCAGAGTCCCATCTACTGGCGGGCATGCCTTGGGCATCCTCCCTTACTACGGATTTGCTTTCAAAGGGTAAAACTACAACCCATATATTGAAGAGAGTTCCTATGTTTGTGGAGTTGGATGAAGATCAAATAGAAAGTGTAAAATATCTGCTGCGTACGGAAACTTTCTATCCAGGCAATAACATCATTACTAGAGGAGAAATAGGTGATAAGTTTTACATTATCAAAATTGGCAAGGTAGATGTAATTGCACCAATAGACGGCTTGGAGCAAGTGGTGGCAAGGCTGTCTGCAGGGGATTATTTTGGAGAAATCGCTTTACTCAAAGAGATCCCACGAACTGCTACAGTGCAGGCAAAGAATTTGACCGAAGTGTACGTTCTTACTAAAGTAGATTTTCATTGTCTGGCTGCCAAGTTTGATAACATTGAAAGTAAATTCATACGTAATATAGAATGTAACGAAATTATCAAGCGGATGCCCATATTTAGCGAGTTTACTGCACCTCAGATTTCCTCTTTGGTCTCTAAATTATCCGCGGAACAATTTGCAACTGGATCGGTAATTATCCATCAAGGTACTGTTGGTGACAAGTTTTATGTTATTAAATCCGGCAAGGTAGACGTATTAATCTGGCATGCCCCTAGTAAGCAATACAAAGCGCTTGCTACTTTAACAGCTGGTGAATACTTTGGCGAAATAGCTTTATTGTTGAACATACCACGTACTGCAACTGTGCGGGCACTAGAACGATGCGAGATGTTAGTGCTTAAACAGCAGGATTTCAGAGAATTTTTTAGGGAAAACATGTATCTACACCAAAGTCTGGAACAAGTTTCAACTCGTCGTCTTCACGATATCAGACAGGTGTATTCTTCCCAATGA